The nucleotide sequence CATTGGCGAGAAATATTACCTTTAAATCAACATGATTGATACTTAATCATAATCGATTAACATTCTCAATCCTCCTATATATACATCGGTATCATCAATCACAAAATCCTTACCCGTTAACCCAAAACACTTGCAATTAATAAAATTCTCAATCAATCTTCACAATCCTTACATTACTCACAACTCCTTTATCATCAAAATGAGAATCGACGAATTTGATAGCAAAGTAAACCCCAAAACCCTGATTACAAAGCTATTAACAAGTCCGGAGTCAAAATCGACAGCATCGTCTGGTAAGGAGAGGCAATCGATTCCAGTTATCGACTTAACAACAAAATCCCCACTCACCAAACCAGGCACCGCCAAACGACCATATGAGACTCCTCCATCATCGTAGAGCAAGAAATTAAAGCAGTGGGAAACTACTCTTTTTGATAATCTGGTGATATCTGAGTATGAGTCTGAGCAACAGATGGGTAAGCCAAAAATATTACCCCTTTATCATAACATTTGCACCTATTATGCTTCTTCGCTAATTCGCGAAATTATTTTTATCGCAGGTTAGTCAACTGGTGACCCAATCTTCCCAAGTCCTGGCACCGTCGACCAGACTACTGAGCTATTCCGCACTCCACCCGAATCCTATGGGGTAAGAGTTGACGGATTGTCAGGGTATACCTGCACTTCCTCTTATGCGGCGTTAGACCAACGCCATCAAATGAAGTTGGCGATATCTGACGAGCTTCGCCATGAATTCATGAAGGTTCTTGCAGCAAAAGCACACAATTTCTTGGTGGAGAACTTCTATATGGCATTTAACTCTGCCTATGACATGATGTGCCGCCAAGAGCAGTTTTTCAATGTTCTTAAATCTGAGAATGCCAAGTATTATACTAAAAAGGCCAAAGTTGCAGACAGCAAAAAGCGTTGTTCTGGTTTTTCTGCAGAAGTCGCCACAGCAAAAGCTGTTACTAAAGAATTAAAGCAGCAACTTTCTGTAGCAGCGGTTAAGGAAAACAATTTTCAAGCAACCGTTAAAGCTTTAACGGAGGATGTTGCCAAACTGACATCAGAGCGGGACAACTCTCTAGCCGCTAAATCCTCCGCAGAGTTCGAATTTATAAAGCTCCGCCAACATTTGCCTGAGTTGTCAAGAAAAGTGCTCATCTCTCATCCCGTTTCCAAAAAAATTTCATTATATGCTAGCCGCTAAATCCTCCGCGGAGTTCGAATTTTTTGcaagtacttttatttatatagcgctttcatCATCAACATTCATAACATGGACTTGCCttttgcaatttccaacttttattattgtgcacataataagtatgtacttttgcgaaacaatctgcatttgtatatatttatacgttatgaatcttccaagtccgccaaaacgatccttaggcaattaattagcaccgcgaagcatctaagtatcgCAGAATAAAAAACTTAGGAAATTATCATCCTTTCGCGATAAATAGTTTCTGTAAGTGGGCAATGTCATCACTACACGACTTAGCTTTCGCGAAACATATCAGTATATTGAAACCAAATTTTATAGAAAATTTCATGAACTGTAAATATGCTGCAAAGTCTTATTAATATTACCAATATAAGCAATCTTTTCACGTGTTTATTCAGTATATTCTTATAActatgatcaagacttgcaaaaataaAAAAACACATAGAAAAATAACAAGTGCGCTTTTTTTATATTTCATTTTTCACTTCGATTACATATGTGCATTGCTCAACACTTTATTTTTACAAATTTATGCATAATATCGCATTAACAAAgcagcatgccacgcattagggaGATTTCTCCCTTCTATGTCTACGAGTTTATACGATCATGCCGCATTAATAGCAATAACTTGATAAGGACCCTCCCAGTTAGGTCCCAACATACCAAGTTTTTCTACTCGACTCGCATCATTATTCTACAGTACCCATTCGCCTACATCAAAGGACAATGTACGCACTGTTTTGTTGTAATACTTGGCAATTTGCTATTTGTTATTTGCCTCCCTGATAGCAGCCATTAACCTTCGCTCTTCTATTAAATTCAAGTTTTCACATAGAGCTTCGCTATTTGTTTCTTCATCAAAGTTAACAATTCTATACATTGGCACAAGAATTTCAGCGGGTATTACTGCTTCAGAGCCATATACTAAACTAAAGGGTGTTTTACCTGTACTTTTCTTGAAAGTAGTGCGATGCACCCATAATACATTTGGTAGCTCGTCCACCCAACTAGTACGTTTTTCATATAACCACTTTTTAATACCGCTTACAATGTCACGATTAGTTACTTCGCATAAGCCATTAGCTTGCGGATGTGCCACCGACGTAAACTTATGGATTATATTTAAATCGGTGCACCATGTTTTGAACGGGTCTTTCCCTATTTGAGCCCCATTATCGCTAACCAACTCTCGCATAATCCCAAATCTGCACACAATATATTCCCAAACAAAATTATGCACTTGCACTCAAGTGATAGTGTGAACTGCCTTCGCCTCAAcccattttgtaaaataatcaaatTCCCACAATTAAGAATTTGACATTGATAGGACCTGTAGGAAATGGCTCCACAACGTCAATAGCCCATTTGTGAAACGGCCATGGCGAGTTAATAGGAATCATATCGTGCCTTGGCATCCTATTCTGCGGCGCATACCTTTGGCAACTTTTGCAACGCTTAACAATCTTTGCAACATATCGATATAAAGATGGCCAAAAATAACCCATTCGCATAATTTTAGCCACAATGGTTTTATAACCTGAATGCAATGCGCAGGAACCATTGTGTACTTCATCCACTATCATTTCAGCTTCAATTGGGCCAACACACCGCATCATTGGACCGTAATATGACTTACGGtataaaatatcattttgaatGATGTACATTGGTGCCCGCTCATGAACTAAAAGAGCTTCGCGTTTGTCATTCGGCAGAAAATTATTGCGGATGTACTGAGTAATTGGTTCCATCCAGTTTGGTTGTGCTTCCTCAACCGACGCGACCATTAAACCATTACCAATTGACTTGCTTGGTAACTCCTCCACCCAAACTTACTTTTTAAAGTGCAAAAATGTTAACTTAGCCAACTTGCTTAAtccatccgctttcttattttgacTTCTTGATACTTGTGCGAGTTCAAAATGCTCAAACCACAAAACTGATTCTTACAACAACTTCAAATACTTTTGCATTGAAAGTTCATGTGCGTCAAAAGAGCCATTAAACTGATTTGCCACTAGCTGTGAATATGTAAAAGCGTGCAACTTGGTGACATGCATTTTATGCACGATATTTAAACCAGCGAGCAACGCTTCATATTCAGCTTCATTATTTAAAACTTCAAAATTGAAACGTAGCGCTTACGTGTGCTCCTCACCACTTGGGCTTGCTAACACTAGGCCTGCACCAGGACCTTCTACTCATGAGGCTCCATCGATAAATAAATCCCATGTTTCGCCCTGCACCGGCTTTAACTCTGTTCGTTCATTAATTACCTTCAGGTCACTAGACATTTCCACAAGGTAATCTGCTAGAACCTGGCCTTTTATAGCATTGCGCAGAAGGTAAGAGATTTCATAAGCACCTAACTCCACTGCCCACAATGCGAGCCTACCAGATATTTATGGTTTCATTAAACTTGCTTGATTGGAATGTTAGTTAGCACATGTACTGGGTGCCCTTAAAAATATCTCCTCAACCTTCGCGATGTTAATATTAGCGCGTACACAAATTTTTCAATGGGtgcatagtttatttcactcccCGCGAGAGCTTTGATGAAAAAATACAATGGCTTTTGTATTTTATCCCTTTCCGCCACTAAAACTGGACCAAAAGCTTCATTTGCCACTAATATATAGAGGTAAAG is from Rutidosis leptorrhynchoides isolate AG116_Rl617_1_P2 chromosome 10, CSIRO_AGI_Rlap_v1, whole genome shotgun sequence and encodes:
- the LOC139870664 gene encoding uncharacterized protein; this translates as MVASVEEAQPNWMEPITQYIRNNFLPNDKREALLVHERAPMYIIQNDILYRKSYYGPMMRCVGPIEAEMIVDEVHNGSCALHSGYKTIVAKIMRMGYFWPSLYRYVAKIVKRCKSCQRFGIMRELVSDNGAQIGKDPFKTWCTDLNIIHKFTSVAHPQANGLCEVTNRDIVSGIKKWLYEKRTSWVDELPNVLWVHRTTFKKSTGKTPFSLVYGSEAVIPAEILVPMYRIVNFDEETNSEALCENLNLIEERRLMAAIREANNK